In one Acomys russatus chromosome X, mAcoRus1.1, whole genome shotgun sequence genomic region, the following are encoded:
- the LOC127184979 gene encoding claudin-34-like, translating to MIRKHAKRQLGGFAVATLAWFLCSVSMGLPEWRVWHFQDLWDSKPSMTLVGMWRTCVHHQERNSSIARVCYQYSYQDTFIPLDIRVAQHLLLISSCLGIIAAVSDIIALWKLYSGRLRKKATYNPFCLPGILNIIASSFVFLSILYNYLSIIRKDGIAFPPYFHTPSFPDTQKVGIALAMATLSSFLFLIGGTIALSFTLPSRYKVRSII from the coding sequence ATGATCAGAAAGCATGCCAAAAGGCAGCTAGGAGGTTTTGCTGTGGCCACCCTAGCATGGTTCCTTTGTAGTGTCTCTATGGGCCTCCCCGAGTGGCGAGTGTGGCACTTTCAAGACCTCTGGGACTCCAAGCCCAGCATGACCTTAGTGGGGATGTGGAGAACCTGCGTTCACCACCAGGAAAGGAATTCCAGCATTGCCAGAGTGTGTTATCAATACAGCTACCAGGACACCTTCATTCCTTTGGATATTCGAGTGGCCCAACACCTGCTACTCATCTCCAGCTGTCTTGGCATAATTGCGGCAGTCTCTGACATAATTGCACTTTGGAAATTGTACTCAGGGAGACTCCGGAAGAAAGCTACCTACAATCCATTCTGTCTTCCAGGGATTCTGAACATCATTGCCAGCAGCTTTGTCTTCCTTTCCATCTTGTACAATTACTTATCCATCATTCGCAAGGATGGAATTGCCTTTCCCCCATATTTCCACACACCCTCCTTCCCAGATACCCAGAAAGTTGGCATTGCACTGGCAATGgcaactctttcttctttcttatttctaataGGTGGCACTATTGccctttctttcactcttcccTCAAGGTACAAAGTGCGTTCTATCATTTAA